The genome window AGCTAACTCACTTTGGCTTCTACCTACCCCTCTATTTCGCCTTTCCACCTGACAAAAGTGCCGCCGCGAAAAATATTCGCCTGACAAGTCCGACCTTTGCGGCAGCGGCGCCGGATTTTTGCTGGCGGCGTACCTTCTCTTCTTTATTCGCCTTCACTAGTATTTGAATGGACCGAAATTCAGCAATAGGCATCTTCCTGATGGCTGCCTTGCTTCTGATTTACCTGCAGTTCGCGCCCAAGCCGAAACCCGAGCCCGCGCTGCAGCCCGCCAAAACTGCCGCGGCCACGCCCGGTGCCACTCCGGTGGCTCCCGATTCGGCGGCTCTGGCCCAGCAGCTTGGCTCGTTTGCCGCCGCGGCCCAGGGCACTGCCCAAACCGCTCAGCTGCAAAACGAGAACCTGACGATTACCTTCTCGTCGAAAGGCGGCCGGATTGAGGCCGTGCGCCTGAACAAGTACAAGACCTTCCGGGGCCAGCCCCTGGATTTGCTCGATGCTCAGAGCGCCCAGCTGGATACGCGCTTCCGCACCACCGACGGCCGCCAGATCAAGCTTTCCGACCTGTACTTCCGCCCTGAGCCTCAGGGTAGCAACGAACTGCGCTTCGTGGCCGACGTGGCCGGCGGCCAGATCGAGCAGTTGTATACACTACCCGCCAATAGCTTTGAGGTAGGCTACAAGCTGCGCTTCAACGGGTTGACGGCGACCCTAGCCCAGGAGCCGGTAACGTTCACCTTCCTCGACCGGGTGCGCCAGACCGAGCAGGTGGCCAAGCAGAACCGCAACCACACCACCATCAACCACTACCTCGCTTCCGGCGACCATGCCGCCCTGACCGAGGCCTCCGAGAATCCGGAGGAAATAAAGATAACGGAGCCCGTGAAGTGGGCCGCCCACAAGCACGACTTCTTCGTGGCCGGCATCATTGCCGATAACCAGTTCAGCAACGGGCAGTTCAACTCCTCGGTGAACCTGGAGGACACGACCTACCTCAAGACCTTGAGCTCTACTTTGAGCATTCCAGCTGCCGACGTGCAGCAGGGCAAGGCTAACTTTCGCTTCTATTTCGGGCCGAACGCCTATAACATCCTGAAGGAAGTAACGCCCGGCTTCGACCGGAACGTGTACCTGGGCTGGGGCTTGTTCCGCTGGGTTAACCAGTTCGTGATTCTGCCCGTGTTCCACGTGCTGGAGAAATTCGTGAGCAGCTACGGCATCATCATCGCCCTGCTGGTGGTGCTGATTAAGCTAGTGACCTGGCCCCTGACCTATAAGACGTACGAGTCGCAGGCCCGCATGAAGGTGCTCAAGCCCGAGCTGGATGCCATCAAGGAAAAGTACCCCGACGACCAGATGAAGCAGCAGCAGGAGCAAATGAAGCTCTACCAGACCATGGGGGTCTCGCCGCTGAGCGGCTGCGTGCCCACGCTGCTGACCATCCCGATCCTGTTCGCCATGTTCCAGTTCTTCCCCAACGCCATTGAGCTGCGGCAGGAGCACTTCCTGTGGGCAAATGACCTGAGCACCTACGACGACCTGATCAAGCTGCCCTTCAACGTACCCTTCCTGGGCAACCACATCAGCTTGTTCACGCTGCTGATGACGATTTCGACCCTGGCCATGACTTACCAGAGCAACCAGGCCAACCCGGCGGCCATGCAGGGCCCGATGAAGTTTTACAGCTACCTCATGCCGCTGGTGTTCTTCTTCGTGCTTAACGACTTCGCCGCGGGCCTGACCTGGTACTACCTGGTTTCGAACCTGGTAACTCTGGGCCAGCAGGCCCTCACCCGCCGGTTCGTCGACGACACTAAGGTGCGCGCCAAGCTGGAAGCCAACAAGGTGAAGAACAAAGACAAGAAGCCTTCCGGCTTGGGTGCCCGCCTCGCCGACGCCATGAAAGCCGCCCAGGAGAAAGAAGCCCAGACTCGCCAGGCCGGCCGCAACACCGCCGCCGATGATACGGATGATTCTGACACTGAGCCCGGCACCGGTGCCTCGGATATTTCGCCCAAGCGCCCCCGCAAAACGCGCCGGTCGTAATTCGGAGCAGTAGCGTAGAAACGACAACGCCCTGTTGCCTTCCGGTAGCAGGGCGTTGTCGTTTTACGTGGTCTATATATAGAGTGAGGTAGCTCCCTACCCCTCAGTACCGCCTGTTGTTCTTTTCTGCAGCGACCTACCTTATATCCGGTTAACTAAGCCGAGTGAACAGCCAAGGCTTATGGATTGCACAAGGCCGTCATGCTGAGCGGAGCGAAGCATCTCTACCTCTGGCTAATTCCAACGCTTGCTCAGACGAAGCGGTAGAGATGCTTCGGCTGCGCTCAGCATGACAGTTAGTTTGGCAACGTCAGCCCGCGAGATGCTTCGCTCCGGTCTGCATGACGGCCTTTGAGTTGACGTTAGCAGTTCCTCTCTCCTGTCATTCCAAGCACAGTGAGAAATCTGGGTTATCCATCGGATGCCTTAACCCAGATTCCTCCTGTGTCGGAATGACAGATGGTGCTACTTGTATTGCTACTGCTCCTAGTACTATAACCAGACTTACTCTTTCCGCACCCGCTCCAGCACCAGCTGGTTCATGGGGTTGGGCGTGAGGCCCTGCACGTTGTTCTGGGTCAGGCGCACTACCTCATCGTAGTACACGGCAATAACGGGGCTTTCTTCTACCACGAGGCGGTCCATTTGCTGGTAGAGGGCGTAGCGCTTTTCGGTGTCTTGCTCCAGCTTGGCTTGCTGGTAGAGCTTATCGTAGGCGGCGCTTTTAAAATGGGTTTTGTTGGGGCCAGCCGGGGCGAAATTCTTGCTGTAGAACAGGGCCAGGTAGTTTTCCGCGTCGGGGTAGTCGCCGAGCCAGCTGCGGGTGAAGAAGGCGGCGCGGCCGTTGTCGATCAGCTCCCCGTGGGCGGCGGCCTGGTTGACGTCAATGTCCACCTGCACGCCTACTTCGGCCCACTTTTTCTGGTAGTACTCGCAATATTCCTTGGTTTCGGCCACGGTGCTCAGGCGCAGGCGCAGCGGTTTGCCGGGGCCGTAGCCCGCGGCGCGCAGCAGCTGCCGGGCTTTGTCGGGCTGGTAGGTGTAGCCGGGCACGAGGGTAGCGTTGAAGGAAGGCAGAGAAGCCGGCACGAAGCCCGAGTTACCGGGTTTGCCTACATTGTTCAGGAAGTAGGCCAGAAACTCGGGCTTGTTGAGGGCGTAGTTCAGGGCTTGGCGCACGCGCTTGTCCTGGAGGGCGCGGCCGGTTTCGGCATTGTCGCCGCGCAGGTTGGTGGGGTCCTGCTGCATGCCCAGGTACTCGGTATTAAGGTAGGGCACTTTCTGGAACCGGAATTTGCCCCGGAAGTCTTCCCGCACGGTGCCATCGGGGTAGAGAATTAAGTCGCGGGAGCCGCTGCGGATGCCACTCACAAAGTCGAGCTTGCCCTGCATAAACGTCAGGAACTCCGATTTGCGGTCCTGGATAAAGCTAATCTGCACCGCATCGAGGTAGGGCAGCTGTTTTCCTTGCGCGTCTTTTTTCCAGTAAGTGGGGTTGCGGTGGTAGATGATGGCGTTGCCCTCGTCCCACTCCTTGAACCGAAACGGCCCCGTGCCCACCGGATGCTCCCGGAAGTCTTTGCCGTATTTCTGCACGGCCTCCCGCGGCACCACGTAGGCGTAAGGCATGGTCAGGATGCCCAGGAATGGAATGAACGGCTCCTGCAAATGAATGCGCAGCGTGGAGTCATTCACGGCCACAAAGCAGGTATCCGATGGCTCGCCCTGGCTGTTTTCCAGCACTTTACCCCGGAAAATCCAGCCGCCGGGGCTGGCCGTGCCCCCATCTAGTAGCCGCCGGAAGCTGTACACGAAATCTTGAGCCGTAACGCGCCGCCCCTTGCCACCCGCAAACACCTCCGAATCGTGGAAAAACGCGTTGGGCCGCAGGGTGAAGGTGTAGCGCCGGCCGTCGGGGCTAATGTCGTAGCGGCGGGCCAAGGAAGGACCTGGCTTCAGGCTGTTATCCAATTCAACTAACCCATTGTAGAGCTGGGTCACGGCCCAGGTGTTGGCCTGGTTGCGGGCAAAGGCGGGGTCGAGGGAAGTAAGGCCTTCGGGTTGGTTGTAGCGAAACACCCGGCGCGCATCGGTGGTAGCGGTAGGGCCCGAGCAGGCGGCCAGCAGGGCGGTCAGGAGCAAAGCGGAACCAGCGGCGCAGCGCGAAAACGGGAGCATGGGAACGGCGAAACAGTGTATATTTGCAAAGGTATCCCACATCCGGGGTTTGCGGCCCCCCTGCGGCGCCTACCTAGCCTTTCTTTATGAACCTGACCTACTACGGCCACGCTTGCTTCCTGCTCGAAGCCGGTGGCAGCAAAGTGCTTTTCGACCCGTTCATCCGCCACAACCCGCTGGCGCAGAACGTGAACGTGGATAAAATTGAGGCGGATTTCATTCTGCTCAGCCACGGCCACGGCGACCATGTAGGCGACGCGGAGGAAATCGGGCAGCGCACCGGCGCCGACCTGCTCGGGATGGTGGAAGTGCTGGGCTGGTTTGAGCAGAAAGGCCTGAAGGCTACCTACTCCATGAACCTGGGTGGCACGGTAAAGCTGCCCTTCGGCACGGTGAAAATGGTAGCCGCCGCGCACTCCAGCTCCCTACCCGACGGCTCTTACGGCGGCTTAGCGGCCGGTTTTGTCATCGAAACCGAAGGCAAAACCTTCTACTTCGCCGGCGACACAGCTCTGACTTACGACATGAAAATCATTGGGGAGCGGCACCAGCTTGACTTTGCCATCCTACCCATTGGAGGCCACTACACCATGGGCGTGGACGATGCCTTAATTGCGGCCGACTGGACGGGTGCTCCCAAGGTTATTGGGATGCACTACGACACGTTCCCGCCCCTGGTTATCAACCACGAAGAAGCCAAAACCCAGGCCCAGCAGGCCGGCAAAGAGCTGGTGCTGCTGAACATTGGCGAAACGATTACGCTGTAAAAAGCAAGCAGCTCACTTCGGTTAGCTACCAGCTTTTTTTATTTCTTGCATTACCTGAGACAAGCTAACAGCTTCCCGCTGCTAGCCACCAGCTTCCAACCACATGGGCAAAATCATTGCGGTAGCCAACCAAAAGGGCGGGGTCGGTAAAACCACCTCCTCGATCAACCTCGCGGCCTCGCTGGCGGCGCTGGAATATCGGACCCTGCTCGTGGATGCCGACCCCCAGGCCAACGCCACTTCCGGCGTGGGCTTCGACCCGAAGGACATTCAGAACAGCATTTACGAGTGCATGGTAGACGGGATTAACGTGCAGGACATCATCCTGCAAACAACCCTGCTACCCCACCTCGACCTGATTCCCTCCCACATTGACCTGGTAGGGGCCGAGGTTGAGATGATCAACCTGCCCAACCGGGAGGAGAAGATGAAGGAGGCCCTGCGCCCCCTAGCCGATCAGTACGATTTTATCATCATCGACTGCTCCCCTTCCCTGGGCTTGATTACGGTAAACGCCCTTACGGCCGCGCACTCGGTGATTGTGCCGGTGCAGTGCGAATACTTCGCGCTAGAAGGTTTGGGTAAACTGCTGAACACCATCAAAATCATCCAGAGCCGCCTGAACGAGGAACTGGAGATTGAGGGCATTCTGCTCACGATGTACGATGTGCGTTTGCGCCTCTCGAACCAGGTAGTGGAGGAAGTAAAGCTGCATTTCCAGCAGTTGGTCTTCGATACCATCATTCCGCGCAACGTGAAGCTGTCGGAGTCGCCGAGCTTCGGTATTCCGGTTATTCTGCACGATGCGGAAAGCAAGGGCAGCATCAGCTACCTCAACCTGGCCCGCGAAATTGTGGAGAAGAACGTGGTTTCGGCTGACCCCGAGCAGGAGCAGGCCGCGGAAGACACGGCCGCGTAGCGCTACCGCAGATGGTTAGCCCCGGCAAGACGGCACTGAATCGTTCAACGACAGGTGCCATCTTGCCGGGGCTTTTTCTTTTCAGCATCGCCTTGTGCCACCCTATTACCCTTCTGTACTTAAACAATAGGTAGCTGACAGGTAGTGTTTCACGTTTTTTAAAGACGTGGAACAAAATTTCCCCGCCATCCCAGGCGTTTGTGTATTTTTGAATCCCGCTTTCGCCCCGTGCTATTGGGCGAGGGCTGATTGCAGGTATGTCAGAGAAAAACGAAGAGAAGAATACGCCGGCCGCGGCTTCCGCAGCCGCTAAGCGCAAGGTTGGCGGCTTGGGCCGGGGACTGAATGCACTGATTGAGGGCAGCTACGAGAAGAAAAGCGAGCGGCTGGGCTTGGTCCCGCATCCCGTCAATTCGGTGGGCCTGATTGCCGTGAATCAGATTGAGGCCAACCCCTACCAGCCCCGTACCCACTTCGACCAGGCGGCCTTGCAGGAGCTAGCCGAAAGCATCAAGCTGCAGGGCATCATTCAGCCCGTTACGGTTCGCCAAACCGGCACGAATGCCTACCAGCTTATTTCGGGGGAACGGCGTTTGCAGGCTTCCAAGCTGGCCGGACTCGATGCCATTCCGGCTTACATCCGCAAGGCTGATGACCAGCAGATGCTGGAAATGGCCCTCATCGAGAACATTCAGCGCGAGAACCTCAACGCCATTGAAATTGCCTTGAGCTACCAGCGCCTCGTGAGTGAGTGCAACCTGAAGCAGGAAGAGTTGGGCGACCGGGTGGGTAAAAACCGCTCTACCGTTACCAACTACCTGCGCCTGCTCAAGCTCCCCCCCGATATCCAGATCGGCCTGCGCGACAATGTTATCAGCATGGGCCACGCCCGGGCCCTGGTAAACGTGGAGGACACCGAGCAGCAGATTAACCTGTTCCGCCGCATCGTGGATGAGGACCTTTCCGTGCGCCGGGTGGAGCAGCTGGTGCGCGCCGGTGCCGGCGCTACCCCCGACACGGAAAAGAAGCCTACCCAACCAGCAGCCCCAATAGTACCGCCGGCGGAACTCAAGCGCGCCGAGCGTCACCTCTCGGAACGTTTCGGCAGCCGCGTGATGGTGAAGCCCGGGCCCCAAGGTCGGGGCGAAATCAAAATTGCCTTCGACTCAGTAGAGGACATGCAGCGTATTCTGCACATCCTGCAGCCCGCGTAAACCCTCTAGTTCCGCGCCTACCTGCTTGCCTGCTACGCAGGTGGTTTCAGGGCGCGGGCCGAAAATCTGCTCTTCGGCCCTCCCTGCTTGCCGTTAGACTAACCGGACAAACCAGGCGTTAGCCGATGGTAAGCTTTATGGCCGAAGTCATAGGGTCCGGGTTTCGAAAGCGTAGTCAACCTCACCTATCCGTAGCCTTCCCCTTGTTGTGGGCCCGAGCAGAAACACGATTTATGCACTGTTCACGTCTTTTCCTTCAGCTACTGCTTCTGGTTGGTTTGGTGCTGCTGGGAAAGAGTGCGCAGGCACAAACCGTCACGGCTGGCCCCGATTCAGCCCGGGTAGCTACCCAGGCTGTCCCCGATTCGTCGCGGCGCACGGAGCGGTTGCTGGGGATGCGCGTTACCCGGCCGCAAAAAGCTGCTCTACTGGCTTTGGTGCTACCGGGGGCCGGGCAGGTATATAATCACAAGTACTGGAAGCTGCCCTTGGTGTACGGGGCCATTGGGGGCACGGGCTACGGCTTGTACTTCTACCAGATACGCTACAAGGCCTACGCCAAGGCCAAAAACGAACTTCTCGCCGGCAAGACGGTAGCGCAGGTTACTAATAACCTAGTTGACGAGGTAAATGCTCAAGGCGTCCAAACGGGCCTGAATAACTACCGTACCTCCCGCGACACGTTTATTGCTTACACGGCCCTAGCCTACGGCATTACCATTCTGGACGCGTTGGTTGATGCCCACTTGCGCGACTTTGACATCAGCGAAGATTTAAGTTTGCGTCTTGACCCCGCCTTGCTTCCTTCTGCTTCACCAGTGCCACGCACAGGGCTGGCACTAACTTTCTACTTAAAATAGCGCACCTGCCTCCGGCGCTGCTTGTCCCAGCCGCCGCAACCAGCTGTCCGCTGCCAGCATTTTTTCAATGAAGCTCCTCCTGATTGGTTACGGCAAAATGGGCCGGGCCATCGAAGCCCAGGCCATTGCCCGGGGCCACCAGATAGCCGGCATCGTGGACCCTACCCGGCCCGATGTGCGCATCTCCGACTTTACAACCGAGCAGGTTGACGCGGCCATCGAGTTTACCCATCCCGACGCGGCCTTCCAAAATGTGGTAGCTTGTCTGAAACAGGGCATTCCGGTAGTATGCGGCTCCACCGGCTGGCTGCATCATTTTCCCGAGGCTCAGGCCTTGAGCCAGCAAACGACTACCCCCCTGTTCTATGCCTCCAACTACAGCGTAGGCGTAAACCTGTTCTTTCACTTCAATGAATACATAGCTGCCAAAATGCATCAGTTTGGTGGCTACGATGTGCAGGTCCGGGAGATTCACCATACCCAGAAGGTGGACCAGCCCAGCGGAACGGCCCTAACAACGGCGGAAGGCATCCTGCGTCATTTCCCCGGCAAAACCACGTGGCGCAACGAAGCAACTACTACCCCCACGGAGCTGGCCATTCTTTCGGAGCGCGAGGGGGCGGTAGTAGGTACCCACATCGTTACTTACTCCTCCCCCGCCGACAGCATTGAGCTTAAGCACGAGGCTCATACCCGCGAAGGCTTCGTGCAGGGCGCGCTGTTGGCGGCTGAGTGGCTTCCCGGTCGCCAGGGCGTATTCGGCATGAAGGACTTGCTGGGCTTGTAATGGGTGAAGATGCGCAAGGTGAAAGTGTGAAAAATGCTTCTTTCACACTTTCACCTTGCGCAACTTCACCGCTTCCCGCATTATTTCGCATCTTCCGGCGTTCATCCGGAAAGAGGCCGGCGCGTGCCGGCTGTTCGTATTTTCTGGCCTCTGATTCATTATGGCAGTACAATCCTGGGAGAAATACCTCGAGAAGAATAAGCCGGCGCCCGCGCCTCCCGCAGGAGAACCTAAAAAGCGCAAGAGCGTGGTTAGGGAATGGGGCGATGCCATTTTGTTTGCGGTGGTGGCGGCTACGCTTATCCGCTGGGCCACCTTTGAGGCCTACACCATCCCGACGCCCTCCATGGAGCACTCTCTGCTAGTGGGCGATTATCTGTTCGTGAGCAAGCTGCACTACGGCCCGCGCACGCCCCAAACGCCCCTGCAGGTGCCCCTAACGCACCAAACTATCTGGGGAACCAGCCTGAAAAGCTACTCTGACCTAATTCAGCTGCCGAGCTACCGTCTGCCGGGTTTCTCAGAGGTGAAGAATAACGACGTGGTGGTATTCAACGTGCCCTTCGAGGCGGAGCATCCCGCCGACTTGCGCACAAACTACATCAAGCGCTGCATTGCTATTGCCGGCGACGTGCTGGAAATTAAACAGGGGCAAGTGTTTGTGAATGGAAAGCAGGCTGCTAATTATCCGGAGATGCAGAGCAGCTACTTTCTGCAAGTACCGCAGCCCAACGACGACCTAGCCGACGCCTTCAAGCGCTTTGGTGTGTGGGAGCAAAGCTCCCCCGATGGCATGCCCTTTCAGATGCAGACGGCCCAATACGGGCTGGGTTACGAGGTGCACATGACCCAAGCTGCTTACGAGTACTTCAAGCAGCAGCCTTACATCAAGGGCATCATTGATTTGAAGACGCCCGTGGGCCAGCCCGAGCGCCAGCAGGTGTTCCCCAACAACCCCGACTCGCCCTATAGCCAGCCCCTAACTACCCCGCCCTTCCCTACCTGGAACAAGGACAACTACGGGCCTTTGCAAATCCCGAAAGAGGGCCAGACGGTGCAGCTAACCCCGCAGAACTCGCCCATCTACCAGAAAATCATTCTGCGCTACGAGCATAATGAAGGCATGAGCGTGGATGCCAGCGGCCAGATTCTGCAGAACGGTCAGCCTCTGAAGAGCTACACGTTTAAGCAGAACTACTACTTCATGATGGGCGACAACCGCCACAATTCGCTCGACTCCCGCTTCTGGGGCTTCGTGCCCGAAGACCACATTGTAGGCAAAGCCGTGCTTATCTGGATGTCCGTAGATCCTACTGCTTCCTTCGCCCAGAAAATCCGCTGGAACCGCTTGTTCGACCTAGTCAATTAACATCACGGATTTAACCAGATTTGTCGGATACCACCACGGATTCGTTCTAGACATGACCTACTTCTGAAGCCGGATAAATAGAACTTGAAAAACAAAAAGGGCCTTCCAGCTGGAAAGCCCTTTTTTGTTGTGACATGTTGGACGCAGAACAGATCCGTGGCATTCGACAAATCCGGCTAAAACTGTGCTTTACCAATTGATGGGAGCTTGACCGTGTTGCTCTAGGTAGGCATTGGTTTGGCTGAAGGGCCGGGAGCCAAAAAAGCCCCGATCGGCGGCGTAGGGTGAGGGGTGAGCGGCTTTGAGCACCAAATGTTTGCGGGTGTCGATGATTTCACCTTTTTTCTGAGCGGAAGCTCCCCAGAGAATAAATACGACGTTTTTCTTGTGGTCGGAAATCTGTTGAATAACGGCATCGGTAAACTGCTCCCAGCCCTTTTTCTGGTGACTGGCCGGCTCCCCAGCTCGCACCGTCAGGGTGGCGTTCAGCAGTAGCACACCCTGCTGAGCCCATCGGTCGAGGTTGCCGTTGGGAGCGGGTGGGGTACCGGGCAAATCGCTCTGCAGTTCCTTGAAAATGTTCTGCAGGGAAGGCGGAGTCCGGACGCCTTCAGCCACCGAAAAACTCAGGCCGTGCGCCTGCCCCTTGCCGTGGTAGGGATCTTGGCCCAGAATAACCACCTTCACCTCATCAAAGGGGCAGGCGTCGAAGGCGTGAAATATCTGCGGGCCGGGCGGATACACCGTGGCGGTTGCGTATTCGCCTTTTACAAAGGCAATGAGGTGGTTGAAATACGGCTTTTCGAATTCGGCCGCTAGGACCTTGCGCCAGCTTTCTTCTATCTTTACAGACATACGGGAGAGGATTATTTTTTCGGTTGAGTGGGCCTTGCAGTGCAGTGGCTACGTAGATAAACCAAATTCCGCATACGGCTGTTAGCTTTTTCTACCCGTACCCCAGGCGCTATGAATACCATTTCCACCCAGGGAGTAACCGTTAGCGTTACCACCAACTACCTACCCGACTACTCCAGTCCGGGTCAGGAACACTACGTTTTTGCTTACAAAATTGATATCCGCAACGACAGCGAATACACGGTTAAACTGCTGCGTCGTCACTGGTACATCTACGACGCCAACGGGGTTGTTCGGGAGGTGGAGGGCGAAGGCGTAGTGGGCCAGCAGCCCGTGCTGGAGCCCGGCGAGTCGCACCAGTACGTGTCGGGCTGCAACCTAAAGTCGGGGCTGGGCAAGATGCGCGGCACCTACCAAATGGAGCGCCTCATGGATGGCAGCGAGTTTACGGTCGAAATTCCGGAGTTTACCTTGGTGGTGCCTTACCGCCTCAATTAGCGCAGTTGGCGCTTGCTAGCCTGCACCTTTAGCCGCTCCGAGCTTTCGGGGCGGCTTTTTTGTGCCTGGCTGCTCCCTCTGATTTCCTAGCCGGCTTCGACGGCGCGTGCTGTATCTTCGCCCCAGCAGTTTCTTTCATTTTACCACAACTCGCCCGCGCCGGGTTCTTGCGCTTCTCCGCCGTTGCTATTTCAGATTCTCAGCTACCTCCGCTTTCTGGCCGGGTCCGGTAACGCGCACGGGCTCCATTCGCCGTTTGTATTCGGCCTGTACGCGCACGTAGTCAACCACAGCGGGCATTTCGCGGCGTATGAGGCCGTAGAAACCCGGCGCCAGGAGCTGTTAGCCGACCCTACCTCTATTCAGGTGCGGGACTTCGGAGCGGGCTCTCACACTGGGGCGGGCCGCACCCGCCGCCTGCGCGATATTGCCCGGACAGCCGCCAAGCCGCCCAAGCTGGGGCAGCTGCTATTCCGCCTAGTCAACCACTTTCAGCCGCGCACCATTGTGGAGCTGGGTACCTCCCTGGGCCTGACAACCGCCTACCTCAGCGCCGCCAACTCAAGGGCCCGCGTACTCACCTTCGAGGGCTGCCCTCAAACTGCCGCCGTTGCCCGCCAGACCTTTCAGCAGCTGGAGCTGCCGGCCGTGGAGCTCATAGAAGGCAACTTGGATGATACCCTAGCCCCTACCCTCGCCGCACTACCCACGCCCGTCGACTTTGCCTTCTTCGACGGCAACCACCGCTACGAGCCCACAGTGCGCTACTTCGAGCAGCTGAACCGCTACCGCACCGACTTAAGCGTGTTCGTGCTGGACGACATTCATTGGTCCGAAGAAATGGAGCAGGCCTGGGCTACTATCAAGCAGCACCCCGACGTGACTGTTACCGTGGATCTGTTTTTCATCGGCCTAGTTTTCTTTCGCCGAAATCAGCCAAAACAGCATTTTTCGCTTCGTTTTGATAACCCGTTTGATAACCTGTTAGAGCGAGTTAAATGGCTTGCTTCGTAGTGGTAAGCTCAACCGCAAGAGAATTACTAAAATAAATAGCAAAACAAAGCCGCCGAATACTAGTATATTTGGCATACGTGCGGTTGTCACCCCGCCAACACGGCTGCCTTAAAAGCAGTGAAGCCCGTGTTGTAGCACGGGCTTCGGGATAAGTAGGGTGTTTAGGCCACCCTCAAATCCATTGGTATGGGACAGGGTCGTACTGACATGGATGGGCTTCGTTTCCAATGCTCCATTCATGTGACCACTACTTTTGTAGTAAAGGTAGTGGCCGCTTTAGGCGGAATGGGAGGTTTGTACCTCCTGTTTAATCCTTAGCGGTAACGGTAGCAGGGGGCGGTAAGCCTCCTGCTACTTTTGTTTTCAACGAAGCAAATATACTGGATGTTTTGGCAAACAAGTTATACCATTCGTTGGGGGTTTCCGGCTAGCAAATTGCCAGGCTCCCCTACCTGCAACTAAGCTACCGGATGGCCTGGCGCACGCGCGTGAGCTTCACGAGCAAATCTTCGAGCCGGTCCAGGGCCAGCATGTTGGCCCCGTCCGATTTGGCGGTGGCCGGCGTGGGGTGGGTCTCGATAAACAGGCCGTCGGCGCCTACGGCAATGGCAGCTTTGGCAATGGTTTCAATGAGTTGGGGCTTGCCGCCCGTCACGCCGCTGCTCTGGTTGGGCTGCTGCAGGGAATGGGTCACGTCCATCACCACGGGCACGCCAAACTCGCGCATAGCGGGCAGGTTGCGGAAGTCCACTACCAGGTCGGAGTAGCCGAAAGAGTTGCCCCGGTCGGTCAGAATCACGTTTTCGTTGCCCGACTGGCGCACCTTGTCCACGGCAAACTGCATGGATTCGCCGCTCAAGAACTGCCCTTTCTTCACGTTCACGACTTTTCCGGTTTTGGCGGCGGCTACCAGCAAATCCGTTTGCCGGCACAGGAAAGCCGGAATTTGGAGCACATCCACGTACTCGGCGGCCAGCGCGGCTTCCTCCGACTCGTGAATGTCCGTCACGGTAGGCACCCCGATTTCCCGCCCTACTTTCTGCAGAATGCGCAAGGCTTTTTCGTCGCCGATGCCCGTGTAAGAATCGAGGCGGGAGCGGTTGGCTTTGCGGTAAGAGCCCTTGAAGATGT of Hymenobacter sublimis contains these proteins:
- a CDS encoding DUF5683 domain-containing protein; this encodes MLLGKSAQAQTVTAGPDSARVATQAVPDSSRRTERLLGMRVTRPQKAALLALVLPGAGQVYNHKYWKLPLVYGAIGGTGYGLYFYQIRYKAYAKAKNELLAGKTVAQVTNNLVDEVNAQGVQTGLNNYRTSRDTFIAYTALAYGITILDALVDAHLRDFDISEDLSLRLDPALLPSASPVPRTGLALTFYLK
- a CDS encoding metal-dependent hydrolase yields the protein MNLTYYGHACFLLEAGGSKVLFDPFIRHNPLAQNVNVDKIEADFILLSHGHGDHVGDAEEIGQRTGADLLGMVEVLGWFEQKGLKATYSMNLGGTVKLPFGTVKMVAAAHSSSLPDGSYGGLAAGFVIETEGKTFYFAGDTALTYDMKIIGERHQLDFAILPIGGHYTMGVDDALIAADWTGAPKVIGMHYDTFPPLVINHEEAKTQAQQAGKELVLLNIGETITL
- the yidC gene encoding membrane protein insertase YidC; translation: MAALLLIYLQFAPKPKPEPALQPAKTAAATPGATPVAPDSAALAQQLGSFAAAAQGTAQTAQLQNENLTITFSSKGGRIEAVRLNKYKTFRGQPLDLLDAQSAQLDTRFRTTDGRQIKLSDLYFRPEPQGSNELRFVADVAGGQIEQLYTLPANSFEVGYKLRFNGLTATLAQEPVTFTFLDRVRQTEQVAKQNRNHTTINHYLASGDHAALTEASENPEEIKITEPVKWAAHKHDFFVAGIIADNQFSNGQFNSSVNLEDTTYLKTLSSTLSIPAADVQQGKANFRFYFGPNAYNILKEVTPGFDRNVYLGWGLFRWVNQFVILPVFHVLEKFVSSYGIIIALLVVLIKLVTWPLTYKTYESQARMKVLKPELDAIKEKYPDDQMKQQQEQMKLYQTMGVSPLSGCVPTLLTIPILFAMFQFFPNAIELRQEHFLWANDLSTYDDLIKLPFNVPFLGNHISLFTLLMTISTLAMTYQSNQANPAAMQGPMKFYSYLMPLVFFFVLNDFAAGLTWYYLVSNLVTLGQQALTRRFVDDTKVRAKLEANKVKNKDKKPSGLGARLADAMKAAQEKEAQTRQAGRNTAADDTDDSDTEPGTGASDISPKRPRKTRRS
- a CDS encoding ParA family protein, with amino-acid sequence MGKIIAVANQKGGVGKTTSSINLAASLAALEYRTLLVDADPQANATSGVGFDPKDIQNSIYECMVDGINVQDIILQTTLLPHLDLIPSHIDLVGAEVEMINLPNREEKMKEALRPLADQYDFIIIDCSPSLGLITVNALTAAHSVIVPVQCEYFALEGLGKLLNTIKIIQSRLNEELEIEGILLTMYDVRLRLSNQVVEEVKLHFQQLVFDTIIPRNVKLSESPSFGIPVILHDAESKGSISYLNLAREIVEKNVVSADPEQEQAAEDTAA
- a CDS encoding ABC transporter substrate-binding protein — its product is MLPFSRCAAGSALLLTALLAACSGPTATTDARRVFRYNQPEGLTSLDPAFARNQANTWAVTQLYNGLVELDNSLKPGPSLARRYDISPDGRRYTFTLRPNAFFHDSEVFAGGKGRRVTAQDFVYSFRRLLDGGTASPGGWIFRGKVLENSQGEPSDTCFVAVNDSTLRIHLQEPFIPFLGILTMPYAYVVPREAVQKYGKDFREHPVGTGPFRFKEWDEGNAIIYHRNPTYWKKDAQGKQLPYLDAVQISFIQDRKSEFLTFMQGKLDFVSGIRSGSRDLILYPDGTVREDFRGKFRFQKVPYLNTEYLGMQQDPTNLRGDNAETGRALQDKRVRQALNYALNKPEFLAYFLNNVGKPGNSGFVPASLPSFNATLVPGYTYQPDKARQLLRAAGYGPGKPLRLRLSTVAETKEYCEYYQKKWAEVGVQVDIDVNQAAAHGELIDNGRAAFFTRSWLGDYPDAENYLALFYSKNFAPAGPNKTHFKSAAYDKLYQQAKLEQDTEKRYALYQQMDRLVVEESPVIAVYYDEVVRLTQNNVQGLTPNPMNQLVLERVRKE
- a CDS encoding ParB/RepB/Spo0J family partition protein, yielding MSEKNEEKNTPAAASAAAKRKVGGLGRGLNALIEGSYEKKSERLGLVPHPVNSVGLIAVNQIEANPYQPRTHFDQAALQELAESIKLQGIIQPVTVRQTGTNAYQLISGERRLQASKLAGLDAIPAYIRKADDQQMLEMALIENIQRENLNAIEIALSYQRLVSECNLKQEELGDRVGKNRSTVTNYLRLLKLPPDIQIGLRDNVISMGHARALVNVEDTEQQINLFRRIVDEDLSVRRVEQLVRAGAGATPDTEKKPTQPAAPIVPPAELKRAERHLSERFGSRVMVKPGPQGRGEIKIAFDSVEDMQRILHILQPA